Below is a genomic region from Zavarzinella sp..
CGAATAACCCTTTGTAATGCCCCACCCTTCCTGCTCGTCGGTGGGAAGGGGACAGAAATTAAATTCATTTTGTGAAGAATTGGAATAAAACTTCCCCTTCGTGTATCTCCTATTACAGGTGGGTATTTTCATGGGCAAACCGGCAAATGAATCGGAGTTCCGCCGGATTGTCGAAGACTATTATGCCCAACTCTACCGATACGCCTATCGCCTGAGTGGTACCCAGGCCGATGCAGAAGACCTGACCCAGGAAACCTTTTGCAAAGCCCACCTGCAGTGGGGTAAACTGCGGGAAACCACCAAAGTCCGGTCATGGTTGTACACCATTCTGCGGAATGTGTACTTGCACAAGCTGCGATCCGCCAAGATCCGGAAAGAGGTGACACTGGAATCGTTTGGTACTACTGGCAGTGGGGAATTGCCCGCCACGATGCCCGATATTCCTGAAGAACTGGAAGTAAGCCCGGAAAAGCTTCAGGCAGCATTAAATGAACTGCCGGAAGAGTTTCGGACCCCCGTGATTTTGTTTTATTTTGAGGAAATGACTTATCGCGATATTGCAGAGCAGATGGAACTTCCCATCGGCACCGTAATGTCTCGGTTGGCACGTGCCAAAACCCACTTAAAGGCACGATTAGTACCCCAATGATGTTGGGTAGTGAGGCAGGTTTACGATGATCATCGATTGTACGACCGCTCGAATGTTCATCACATTCTTTGGCAGCGACAGCTCGGAACTGTCAGAGCAGGATCGTACGTCGTTGCAAGCCCACGTACAGCAATGTGCGGGCTGTCATCAGGCACTGATCAACGAACAACGCTTTGATCTGGCAGTGGGCAAGGCCATGCATGCAGTTGCAGTGCCTTCGCATCTGGCGGGCAGTCTCAGCGAAGCCATCTCTCACCAACATGTAGGGCGTTGGCGTACCAAAGCCTGGTGGTCGGGATCAATTGCCGCGGCAATCATTCTGACTGTTGGTGGCTGGTATGCTTTCCAGATCTCCACCGCACCGAATCTCGATGCACAACGGATTCTTGCCGAAGCAGATGGCAATGTTTACTCTCCAGAAAAAGTGATCGCCGATCACGGCATTCGATTTCACCCGGAAATGCCCTTTGATCTGAATATGTTGCGTTCGGTAGGAGAAAGTAAGTTCCAGGGTGCTCAGGTACCGATGCTATATTTTGTGAATCCCAACCACAATGCATGGGCGAAAGTGTTTGTGGTAAGAAACACCGACTTCAACTGGAAAGAACTGCAACAGAACATCGATCGGGATGGAAGCGCTGGGATCAGCGAGTTTGGATTCCAACTGCGTGTCGTTGCTGATCGCAGCAAATCGGACATTGCCTACATCGTCGTCTTTACTGGCGATTCCCTGCGGCTATTCCTGGAAACCAGATCGGTCGTGTGAGTACGGTTTTGTTACTTTGATTTAACGTACTCTCTCAGCTCCAAATCGATTGCAACCTCTGCTACCAGAGAATTGAGAGGTCGATTGTTTATACCAGCACCTGTAGCAGTTTCAGCAACAACGATTGCCATTGTGCAAACGGTTCATCCTCCGGATCGGTGGGAGTAATTTCCAGTCGTCGGATCCCACTGTG
It encodes:
- a CDS encoding RNA polymerase sigma factor yields the protein MGKPANESEFRRIVEDYYAQLYRYAYRLSGTQADAEDLTQETFCKAHLQWGKLRETTKVRSWLYTILRNVYLHKLRSAKIRKEVTLESFGTTGSGELPATMPDIPEELEVSPEKLQAALNELPEEFRTPVILFYFEEMTYRDIAEQMELPIGTVMSRLARAKTHLKARLVPQ